One genomic region from Vibrio sp. SCSIO 43137 encodes:
- a CDS encoding acyl-CoA desaturase has product MNSSQKPPLIWLNIALFVITALLALIATPIYGHINGFGWPHLIWFLITFSYCNLSITAGYHRLWAHKAYEAHTSLRWLYAIGGAFALQNSALHWSSDHRPHHKFVDNNDKDPYSAKRGFWFSHIGWMLRHYNQDSYSDYSNCRDLQKDKIVMWQHKHYLALAILTNLGIPLLLGVIYQDIIGTLLVVGALRLFLSHHSTFFINSLAHIWGSQPYTVKNSARDNGILAFFTFGEGYHNFHHIFEGDYRNGIRWWQYDPTKWLIKTCHWLGLAKNLRITPAIRIEKAKAQVMLAKATQNLALKPNRQHISQRLQQEFDTLFSCMSDYYSVKKKLVECKKEKLSQRYEHSVAKLEYQQIKMRFHQQRALWQQLVKQYA; this is encoded by the coding sequence ATGAATTCGAGTCAAAAACCCCCGCTAATATGGCTGAATATCGCACTGTTTGTGATTACCGCCCTATTGGCACTCATCGCCACCCCGATATATGGCCACATAAACGGCTTCGGCTGGCCTCACCTGATCTGGTTTTTAATTACCTTTAGTTACTGTAATCTCTCAATCACTGCCGGATATCACAGGCTATGGGCACATAAAGCCTATGAAGCTCATACGTCTCTTCGCTGGTTGTACGCTATCGGCGGTGCATTTGCCCTGCAGAACAGTGCTCTGCACTGGTCTTCCGATCACCGGCCACACCATAAGTTTGTAGACAACAATGACAAAGATCCCTACTCCGCTAAGCGCGGATTCTGGTTCTCTCATATTGGCTGGATGCTGAGACACTATAATCAGGATAGCTACTCTGACTACAGTAACTGCCGCGACCTGCAAAAAGATAAGATTGTTATGTGGCAACATAAACACTATCTGGCTCTCGCTATTCTGACTAACCTTGGTATTCCGTTACTGTTAGGCGTGATTTATCAGGATATTATTGGCACGCTACTGGTTGTTGGTGCATTGCGGCTTTTCCTTAGCCACCACTCTACCTTCTTTATTAATTCACTGGCGCATATCTGGGGTTCACAGCCTTACACGGTGAAAAATAGCGCCCGCGATAACGGCATTCTGGCCTTTTTCACTTTTGGTGAGGGCTACCATAATTTCCACCATATCTTCGAAGGTGATTACCGTAACGGCATCCGCTGGTGGCAATACGATCCGACAAAGTGGCTTATCAAGACTTGTCACTGGCTTGGGCTGGCGAAAAACCTGCGTATCACACCTGCTATACGGATTGAAAAAGCCAAAGCTCAGGTAATGCTGGCAAAAGCGACTCAGAATCTGGCACTGAAGCCAAACAGGCAGCATATCAGCCAGAGACTACAGCAAGAGTTTGATACTCTGTTCAGCTGTATGAGTGACTACTATTCAGTGAAGAAAAAGTTGGTTGAGTGTAAAAAAGAGAAACTCTCCCAGCGTTATGAGCACTCTGTCGCCAAGCTTGAGTATCAGCAGATAAAAATGCGTTTCCACCAGCAGAGAGCCTTATGGCAACAACTGGTTAAACAGTACGCATAA
- a CDS encoding phospho-sugar mutase, translating to MMNSIETWLTRDPDPRTREELQQLIDADNRAELADRFSGRLAFGTAGLRGLVGCGPNRMNKLVIQETATGLGHYLIDKVEHASTRGVVVGYDGRLDSKAFAHDTAAVLTALGIKVYLTHKVAATPVVAYGVKKFNAAAAVVVTASHNPPQYNGFKVYWENGAQIIPPHDSGIAAKIEQATQKPIPLMSLDDAEKHGKLIWLGDDYYESYRQSVNAIPYLSPPDYKHVSVAYTAMHGVGADLAETLLNDAGFDQVYSVSEQREPDGHFPTVNFPNPEEKGAMDMVIDLAASVNAELACANDPDADRFAVAVRKEDSGYQMLTGDQVGILLGEYLLTHSDASKMLVGNTIVSSRLLGEIAKEKGASYYQTLTGFKWLTNVAMAKEDEEHHFLFAYEEALGYTIGNNVWDKDGLSALVAFAQLADQLKKRTLTIWDQLEEIYRRHGFYLNQQRSIALDPAAPPIGDKLRANPPSDINGVKIVTTEDLKASLRFSADGSTEAIDLPASDVLIYHLEDKSRVIVRPSGTEPKIKCYYEVVTEFNSEMSYEDASKAAEEKMSQLIIAHQATL from the coding sequence ATGATGAACTCCATTGAAACTTGGTTAACCCGCGATCCGGATCCAAGAACACGCGAAGAACTTCAGCAACTCATTGATGCAGATAACCGTGCCGAACTGGCAGACAGGTTTAGCGGAAGGCTGGCATTTGGTACTGCCGGTCTGCGGGGACTGGTCGGGTGTGGCCCCAACCGTATGAACAAGCTTGTTATTCAGGAAACAGCCACCGGACTTGGTCACTATCTGATAGACAAAGTTGAACACGCTTCTACCCGCGGCGTGGTAGTCGGTTATGACGGGCGTCTTGACTCAAAGGCATTTGCCCATGATACCGCAGCGGTTCTTACCGCTCTTGGCATTAAAGTTTACCTTACCCATAAAGTGGCTGCCACTCCTGTAGTCGCTTATGGTGTAAAAAAATTTAACGCCGCTGCCGCCGTCGTAGTCACCGCCAGTCATAACCCGCCACAATATAACGGGTTTAAGGTTTACTGGGAAAACGGTGCACAAATTATCCCTCCACATGACAGCGGTATCGCAGCAAAAATTGAACAGGCCACTCAAAAGCCAATTCCGCTAATGTCCCTCGATGACGCTGAAAAACACGGCAAGCTTATCTGGCTGGGTGACGACTACTACGAGTCTTACCGTCAGTCCGTTAACGCCATCCCTTACCTTTCACCGCCGGATTATAAGCATGTTTCAGTGGCTTATACCGCAATGCACGGTGTGGGAGCGGATTTAGCTGAAACCCTACTTAACGATGCAGGCTTTGATCAGGTCTACAGTGTTAGTGAACAGAGAGAACCCGACGGTCACTTCCCTACCGTAAACTTCCCTAACCCGGAAGAAAAAGGGGCTATGGATATGGTAATTGACCTAGCCGCTTCAGTGAACGCAGAGCTGGCTTGTGCTAATGACCCGGATGCCGACCGTTTTGCCGTTGCGGTTCGAAAAGAGGACTCTGGTTACCAGATGCTGACGGGTGATCAGGTCGGTATTCTGTTGGGCGAATACCTGTTAACCCATTCAGATGCCAGTAAAATGCTAGTGGGTAACACCATTGTATCTTCACGTCTGCTTGGCGAAATCGCCAAAGAAAAAGGGGCAAGTTACTACCAGACCCTTACGGGTTTTAAATGGCTGACTAACGTTGCCATGGCGAAAGAAGACGAAGAACACCATTTCTTATTTGCCTACGAAGAAGCCCTGGGATACACCATTGGCAATAATGTCTGGGACAAAGACGGACTCTCTGCACTAGTGGCTTTCGCACAACTTGCCGATCAACTGAAAAAGCGCACCCTTACTATCTGGGATCAGTTAGAGGAGATTTACCGGCGACATGGCTTTTACCTGAATCAACAGCGCAGTATTGCCCTTGATCCGGCGGCTCCGCCAATCGGTGACAAGCTACGCGCTAATCCGCCGAGTGACATTAATGGTGTGAAGATAGTGACCACTGAAGATCTGAAAGCTTCCCTCCGTTTCTCTGCCGACGGTTCAACAGAAGCCATCGACCTGCCCGCCAGTGATGTTCTTATCTACCACCTTGAAGACAAATCCCGCGTTATTGTGCGCCCTTCAGGCACGGAACCTAAGATTAAGTGTTACTACGAAGTAGTCACTGAATTTAACAGTGAAATGAGCTATGAGGATGCGAGTAAAGCCGCCGAAGAGAAAATGAGCCAGTTAATTATTGCTCATCAGGCAACACTTTAA
- a CDS encoding DUF805 domain-containing protein: MKWYFTALRKGLTFRGRARRKEYWYFFLFNFLVAILLSFVDLQMGWISADLNSGVLSGIYSLLIIVPSLAVSVRRLHDSDRSGWWALLLFIPLIGFLILLFFFAKDGTMGDNRFGADPKEICFNSLKF, encoded by the coding sequence ATGAAGTGGTATTTTACAGCCCTCAGAAAGGGGTTAACGTTCAGGGGAAGGGCAAGGCGAAAAGAGTACTGGTATTTCTTCCTGTTTAATTTTCTGGTGGCAATACTACTGAGCTTTGTTGACCTTCAAATGGGCTGGATAAGTGCTGATCTAAACTCAGGGGTTTTGAGTGGTATCTACTCTTTGTTGATTATTGTTCCTAGCCTCGCTGTTTCTGTCCGTCGTCTGCATGACTCTGATCGCAGCGGATGGTGGGCTTTGCTACTGTTTATTCCTTTAATCGGTTTCCTGATCCTTCTGTTCTTTTTTGCCAAAGACGGCACCATGGGGGATAACCGCTTCGGAGCCGATCCAAAAGAGATATGCTTCAACAGCCTGAAGTTTTAA